The proteins below come from a single Solea senegalensis isolate Sse05_10M linkage group LG2, IFAPA_SoseM_1, whole genome shotgun sequence genomic window:
- the LOC122785891 gene encoding NHS-like protein 1 isoform X5, with amino-acid sequence MVLIGAAIKSVLRYLNKTRGDSDSKWSVHYTTQKSQRQRLVFIPGKRRSGSAEDLRACNGLTQHGYSRPASSHLHQPGPASPLSSFGLDQSEGSTHRGWRNKSRKTRSRLLDFLSQSCFSVCFKFSVWRRKSSASSDEEERLVLNNTRPLTPLVLSPVASCWDVFAPTNEPIADEELEPSSRLPTPEERMRWHAEAVPADIVPINITGESFDRQANLRRTLSNVDSLSQRPRNLSRRKTVTGVTDAVNQKTVSPDPSSMVLPDHISSVGGPANSSGTSTHRQKNTDDQKVKKTEIQKEGLSSIRRIRAPRGDGMSSLMASLTSSPCVDEPPISSPSSLSSEVNILSRLPTNLSLNSESSCNSTPYRTLSASQDLQGFHSDHQPLLLLDSSTRVRPQTVSPPSPSVTLKSEWSYPSLTHSSSSHYLSSSSITNSVDDHTQQDNYCSCDHERWSYKPLSPSSSVHSDQTGTEMSCQPLLSSDSTSLCSEETTSCPSPNCEKRNSSISSSCSRSITRNISLRKSKRPPPPPSRSDSLRRKPGHNKTSRFSSSPRQEDTLQTTPSSSPQTLQDPWVPRSNSKICQSGLSGRTVTTFEPLDLQTVPSADSPPSMCLPDVLTPGSSCSEAGLLRFTHPPAAAASSSLFQRLASPSSGYSSQSNTPTLSSPLTPSSPLTESPGVFSLPLTSPFPSSHSSACPPSPAVSSLRRTNSRAEVKPKPPVPERKSSLFSSLSSSFSSTSSLSSYTSSESSAKHPLLPPPPPPPPLPECSSLSPLVPCSPISTSPPLPHSYLPAPPPRPPSSWLPPPPYSYAIRQTSHHAIVFTESPTNFAPPTTYPPPPPPPPLPSKFPLPPPPPPPPSSPLPQSLGNSPNHCVQAATPPCPLVTTQALQDVKLRSVKNLEVEPTANSNQPIKEALPDNYVFGSVLDNLANTDVKLAGIGSKNSICNLSETKTIADLMANASSPMPANTDEKHPRHTETSTTNNESADAKESLHDFVSSYANHRNCGRHVTAPPDNEHDSHVIAMLTNKHIHTSDEKHVDAVIQHLSIEQEQGGVRVSADAKLTEPTEKQGTVVCDMDFLTLTKLKSLRGNGTKLSDRKDDVQTRTWSHHCPQELQSPERPVLPKKPDFCILGLRASPEARPGPGGWRSSGQTTEPPSGFTHQPPQLPQTPPENLTDNSSTTVSTPQRHKPPILHKKPDVSLTSARTTKPLFSPKNIVETSKQTSETDTTTGTSTTGIIGTTGSVEHCDFSEELGHPGIMDISPIWSPKGSPIKGTMSTVDNRGTSGTESLGAAAGRTRTCRELIYRTTLHKDDETTFQQKMMSSLAEDEEEEEDRRTTTIVLMPSSKKKKSRKKRKRRRTGRQLLMMSSTVESTPSSSSSSTTSPSSSSSGDEKDVIRDSVMRNDPETSDSEVSCALIGPGRYSLRSAPSNESLQGELPLPDLLIQETEEVEEEVKKVCPTLDADLFVGVSAEQMFVSGKPRTTEDLFAVIHRSKRKMLGGRDSAENKHRTLSLSSSSSSSSSPLVTPTHLLHLIRPPAASRSQRLAKSESFKALLLRKGSRSDLSSRTSAVERLCKVASSSSSSSSSSSSSSSSSSSASDHQSVPAPPHRPEVKSSSLSCTVDKHQLTLDTPASPCSKNLSVILRHGHLLLTTTTTSSTTPFLFLSSSSSSMRPRSLTPPCSSSRRFAARCRLFAAPMTAIFEGDDEEEEEEEVDDEVFVESAGGEEGRQLGQGLVEIF; translated from the exons GTAAATGGTCTGTCCACTACACTACCCAGAAGTCTCAGCGACAGCGTCTGGTCTTCATCCCTGGGAAAAGACGATCGGGCAGCGCTGAGGACctgagag CATGTAACGGGCTGACTCAGCATGGCTACAGCAGACCTGCCAGCTCACACCTCCACCAGCCGGGGCCCGCCTCCCCTTTGTCCTCCTTTGGCCTGGACCAATCAGAAGGCAGCACACACAGAGGGTGGAGGAACAAAAGCAGGAAGACA AGATCCAGACTCTTGGACTTTTTGTCTCAGTCTTgcttttcagtttgtttcaaGTTTTCAGTTTGGAGGAGAAAG TCGTCAGCTTCCTCCGATGAAGAAGAGAGGCTCGTCTTGAACAACACACGACCTCTGACCCCACTGGTTCTGAGCCCCGTCGCCTCCTGCTGGGACGTCTTTGCCCCCACTAATGAGCCGATAGCTGACGAGGAGTTAGAACCTTCCTCCAGACTTCCAACACCTGAGGAGAGGATGAGGTGGCACGCGGAAGCAGTTCCCGCTGACATCGTTCCGATCAATATCACAG GTGAGAGTTTCGATCGACAGGCCAATTTACGGAGAACACTCTCCAACGTAGACTCATTATCCCAACGACCCCGAAACCTGAGCCGCCGCAAGACGGTGACGGGGGTAACTGATGCCGTCAACCAAAAAACCG TCTCTCCAGATCCTTCCTCTATGGTTCTTCCAGACCACATTTCTTCTGTGGGTGGACCTGCCAACTCTTCCGGTACCTCCACCCACcggcagaaaaacacagatgatCAGAAGGTGAAGAAAACTGAAATCCAAAAAGAGGGGCTGTCGTCAATAAGAAGAATCCGAGCCCCAAGAGGGGATGGAATGTCCAGCCTTATGGCCTCCCTTACCTCCTCCCCATGTGTCGATGAACCCCccatctcctccccctcctcacttTCCTCAGAAGTCAACATCCTCTCAAGACTGCCAACCAACCTCTCTCTCAACTCTGAGTCCAGCTGTAACAGCACCCCCTATAGGACACTCAGTGCCTCTCAGGATCTACAGGGTTTCCACAGTGACCATcagcctctgctgctcctgGACTCTTCTACCAGAGTCCGTCCACAAACAgtttcccctccctccccaaGTGTCACCCTGAAGTCAGAGTGGTCATACCCCTCTCTTactcactcttcctcctcccactacctctcctcctcatcaatCACCAACTCTGTGGATGACCACACCCAGCAGGACAACTACTGCTCCTGTGACCATGAGAGGTGGAGCTACAAGCCCCTCTCCCCGAGCTCCAGTGTCCACAGTGATCAGACTGGGACTGAGATGAGCTGCCAACCCCTCCTGTCCTCCGACAGCACCTCCCTGTGTTCGGAGGAAACCACCTCCTGTCCCTCGCCAAACTGTGAGAAAAGGAATTCCAGCATTTCCTCATCCTGCTCTCGCTCTATCACCCGTAACATCTCCCTCCGCAAGTCAAAGcgtccacctcctccaccgTCACGCTCTGACTCTCTTAGGCGCAAACCAGGTCATAATAAAACCTCCCGGTTTTCCTCTAGTCCTCGTCAGGAGGACACTTTGCAGACCACACCCTCTTCTTCCCCTCAGACCCTCCAGGACCCGTGGGTGCCCCGAAGTAACAGCAAAATATGCCAGAGTGGGCTGAGCGGCAGGACAGTCACAACCTTTGAACCCCTGGACCTCCAGACAGTGCCCTCTGCCGATTCTCCTCCCTCCATGTGCCTCCCTGACGTCCTCACTCCTGGGTCTTCATGCTCAGAGGCTGGGCTCCTGAGATTTACTCACCCAccagccgccgccgcctcctcctctttgttcCAGCGCCTCGCCTCGCCCTCTAGTGGATACTCCAGCCAGTCAAACACTCCCACACTGTCCTCCCCTCTCACCCCTTCGTCTCCTCTCACAGAAAGCCCCGGAGTCTTCTCCCTTCCCCTGACCTCCCCTTTCCCCTCCTCACACTCGTCTGCCTGTCCCCCATCACCCGCCGTCTCCTCCCTGCGCAGGACAAATTCTCGTGCCGAAGTAAAACCAAAACCGCCGGTACCGGAAAGGAAGTCTtcactcttctcctctctctcctcctcattctcctccacctcctccctctcttcctacACCTCATCAGAGTCCTCTGCCAagcatcctcttcttcctcctccacctcctcctccacctctacCAGAATGTTCCTCTCTTTCACCGCTTGTTCCCTGCTCCCCTATTTCTAcatcacctcctcttcctcactcctacctgcctgctcctcctcctcgtcctccttccTCCTGGCTTCCTCCACCACCCTACTCTTATGCTATTAGACAGACTTCCCATCATGCTATTGTGTTCACAGAATCACCAACCAACTTCGCTCCTCCCACAACTTatcccccccctccacctcctccacctcttcccTCAAAattccctcttcctcctccacctcctcctcctccctcatccCCCCTCCCACAAAGCCTTGGAAACTCTCCCAATCATTGCGTTCAAGCAGCAACGCCCCCCTGTCCTCTGGTCACAACTCAAGCTTTGCAGGACGTCAAGCTTCGCTCTGTTAAGAACCTGGAAGTGGAACCCACGGCTAACTCTAACCAACCAATCAAAGAAGCTCTTCCAGACAACTATGTGTTTGGTAGTGTTCTTGACAATCTTGCTAACACTGATGTGAAGCTAGCTGGGATAGGATCCAAGAATTCTATCTGTAATCTCAGTGAAACTAAAACAATAGCTGATTTAATGGCTAATGCTAGCTCTCCGATGCCGGCTAATACTGATGAAAAGCATCCAAGACACACTGAGACAAGCACAACCAACAACGAGTCAGCTGATGCTAAAGAAAGTCTACATGATTTTGTGTCTAGCTATGCTAACCACCGAAACTGTGGGCGTCATGTGACCGCTCCTCCAGACAATGAACATGATTCACATGTTATTGCTatgctaacaaacaaacacatccacacttCTGATGAAAAACACGTGGATGCAGTTATCCAGCATCTGTCTATTGAACAGGAACAAGGTGGAGTGAGAGTTTCAGCagatgctaagctaacagagCCAACAGAGAAACAGGGAACTGTGGTTTGTGACATGGATTTTCTAACCTTGACGAAACTCAAGTCTCTCAGAGGAAATGGAACAAAGTTGTCGGACAGAAAAGATGACGTTCAGACAAGAACATGGAGTCACCATTGTCCTCAGGAGCTCCAGTCCCCAGAGAGGCCAGTGCTGCCAAAGAAGCCGGACTTTTGCATTCTGGGTCTCAGGGCATCTCCTGAAGCCAGACCTGGACCAGGAGGGTGGAGAAGCAGTGGACAGACCACAGAACCTCCTTCTGGATTCACTCACCAACCACCACAGCTTCCACAGACACCACCAGAGAACCTGACTGACAATTCTTCGACAACCGTGAGCACCCCCCAAAGGCATAAGCCGCCAATTTTGCACAAAAAGCCAGACGTGTCATTGACCTCGGCCCGAACAACCAAACCACTGTTTTCGCCTAAAAATATCGTGGAGACTTCCAAACAAACATCTGAGACTGATACCACCACAGGGACCAGTACCACGGGAATCATAGGAACCACGGGTTCTGTGGAGCACTGTGATTTCTCAGAAGAGTTGGGCCACCCAGGGATCATGGATATCTCACCAATCTGGAGTCCCAAAGGTTCCCCAATTAAAGGGACCATGAGCACCGTGGACAACAGAGGAACCTCAGGAACAGAGAGTCTaggagctgctgcaggtcgTACCCGGACCTGTCGTGAATTGATCTACAGGACGACACTTCATAAGGATGATGAGACGACATTTCAGCAGAAGATGATGTCATCGTTGgctgaagatgaggaggaggaagaagacagaaGGACAACCACGATAGTCCTGATGCCGtcatccaaaaagaaaaaatcaaggaaaaagaggaagaggaggaggacagggaggcaactgctgatgatgtcatcaacagTAGAGTCCACcccctcttcatcttcatcttccacAACATcgccatcttcttcttcatctgggGACGAGAAAGATGTGATCAGAGATAGTGTGATGAGGAACGATCCAGAGACGAGTGACTCTGAAGTCTCCTGCGCTCTGATTGGTCCGGGCAGATACTCCCTCAGGAGTGCACCATCCAATGAAAGCCTACAGGGGGAGCTGCCCCTCCCAGACCTGCTCAtacaggaaacagaggaggttgaagaggaggtgaagaaggtgTGTCCAACTCTAGATG cTGATCTGTTTGTCGGCGTTTCTGCAGAGCAGATGTTCGTCTCTGGTAAACCACGAACCACTGAGGATTTGTTTGCCGTTATCCACAG ATCTAAAAGGAAGATGCTGGGAGGACGGGAttcagcagaaaataaacatcGCACATTGTCattgtcttcctcttcctcctcctcgtcttctccCCTGGTGACCCCCACTCACCTTCTTCACCTGATACGACCTCCTGCAGCCTCCAGGAGTCAGAGGCTGGCGAAAAGCGAGAGCTTCAAGGCTCTTCTGCTGAGGAAAGGTAGTCGTTCGGATTTGTCCTCACGGACCTCAGCTGTCGAGCGGCTTTGCAAAGtggcttcttcctcttcttcttcctcttcttcttcctcttcttcttcctcttcctcttcttctgcttctgacCACCAGAGTGTGCCAGCACCACCACACCGACCTGAAGTCAAATCCTCAAGCTTGTCCTGCACCGTCGACAAACACCAGCTGACCCTGGACACACCAGCGTCTCCGTGCAGTAAGAACCTCTCAGTGATATTGAGACACGgtcacctcctcctcaccaccaccaccacctcctccaccactcctttcctcttcctctcctcctcttcatcctccatgCGACCTCGCTCCCTCACTCCTCCCTGCTCCAGCAGCCGACGCTTTGCCGCTCGCTGTCGCCTCTTTGCCGCCCCGATGACAGCCATCTTTGAAGGGgatgacgaggaggaagaggaggaggaggtagacGATGAGGTGTTTGTCGAgtcagcaggaggagaagagggacgACAACTCGGACAGGGATTGGTGGAGATTTTCTGA
- the LOC122785891 gene encoding NHS-like protein 1 isoform X7, which translates to MLCLKGDSDSKWSVHYTTQKSQRQRLVFIPGKRRSGSAEDLRACNGLTQHGYSRPASSHLHQPGPASPLSSFGLDQSEGSTHRGWRNKSRKTRSRLLDFLSQSCFSVCFKFSVWRRKSSASSDEEERLVLNNTRPLTPLVLSPVASCWDVFAPTNEPIADEELEPSSRLPTPEERMRWHAEAVPADIVPINITGESFDRQANLRRTLSNVDSLSQRPRNLSRRKTVTGVTDAVNQKTVSPDPSSMVLPDHISSVGGPANSSGTSTHRQKNTDDQKVKKTEIQKEGLSSIRRIRAPRGDGMSSLMASLTSSPCVDEPPISSPSSLSSEVNILSRLPTNLSLNSESSCNSTPYRTLSASQDLQGFHSDHQPLLLLDSSTRVRPQTVSPPSPSVTLKSEWSYPSLTHSSSSHYLSSSSITNSVDDHTQQDNYCSCDHERWSYKPLSPSSSVHSDQTGTEMSCQPLLSSDSTSLCSEETTSCPSPNCEKRNSSISSSCSRSITRNISLRKSKRPPPPPSRSDSLRRKPGHNKTSRFSSSPRQEDTLQTTPSSSPQTLQDPWVPRSNSKICQSGLSGRTVTTFEPLDLQTVPSADSPPSMCLPDVLTPGSSCSEAGLLRFTHPPAAAASSSLFQRLASPSSGYSSQSNTPTLSSPLTPSSPLTESPGVFSLPLTSPFPSSHSSACPPSPAVSSLRRTNSRAEVKPKPPVPERKSSLFSSLSSSFSSTSSLSSYTSSESSAKHPLLPPPPPPPPLPECSSLSPLVPCSPISTSPPLPHSYLPAPPPRPPSSWLPPPPYSYAIRQTSHHAIVFTESPTNFAPPTTYPPPPPPPPLPSKFPLPPPPPPPPSSPLPQSLGNSPNHCVQAATPPCPLVTTQALQDVKLRSVKNLEVEPTANSNQPIKEALPDNYVFGSVLDNLANTDVKLAGIGSKNSICNLSETKTIADLMANASSPMPANTDEKHPRHTETSTTNNESADAKESLHDFVSSYANHRNCGRHVTAPPDNEHDSHVIAMLTNKHIHTSDEKHVDAVIQHLSIEQEQGGVRVSADAKLTEPTEKQGTVVCDMDFLTLTKLKSLRGNGTKLSDRKDDVQTRTWSHHCPQELQSPERPVLPKKPDFCILGLRASPEARPGPGGWRSSGQTTEPPSGFTHQPPQLPQTPPENLTDNSSTTVSTPQRHKPPILHKKPDVSLTSARTTKPLFSPKNIVETSKQTSETDTTTGTSTTGIIGTTGSVEHCDFSEELGHPGIMDISPIWSPKGSPIKGTMSTVDNRGTSGTESLGAAAGRTRTCRELIYRTTLHKDDETTFQQKMMSSLAEDEEEEEDRRTTTIVLMPSSKKKKSRKKRKRRRTGRQLLMMSSTVESTPSSSSSSTTSPSSSSSGDEKDVIRDSVMRNDPETSDSEVSCALIGPGRYSLRSAPSNESLQGELPLPDLLIQETEEVEEEVKKVCPTLDADLFVGVSAEQMFVSGKPRTTEDLFAVIHRSKRKMLGGRDSAENKHRTLSLSSSSSSSSSPLVTPTHLLHLIRPPAASRSQRLAKSESFKALLLRKGSRSDLSSRTSAVERLCKVASSSSSSSSSSSSSSSSSSSASDHQSVPAPPHRPEVKSSSLSCTVDKHQLTLDTPASPCSKNLSVILRHGHLLLTTTTTSSTTPFLFLSSSSSSMRPRSLTPPCSSSRRFAARCRLFAAPMTAIFEGDDEEEEEEEVDDEVFVESAGGEEGRQLGQGLVEIF; encoded by the exons GTAAATGGTCTGTCCACTACACTACCCAGAAGTCTCAGCGACAGCGTCTGGTCTTCATCCCTGGGAAAAGACGATCGGGCAGCGCTGAGGACctgagag CATGTAACGGGCTGACTCAGCATGGCTACAGCAGACCTGCCAGCTCACACCTCCACCAGCCGGGGCCCGCCTCCCCTTTGTCCTCCTTTGGCCTGGACCAATCAGAAGGCAGCACACACAGAGGGTGGAGGAACAAAAGCAGGAAGACA AGATCCAGACTCTTGGACTTTTTGTCTCAGTCTTgcttttcagtttgtttcaaGTTTTCAGTTTGGAGGAGAAAG TCGTCAGCTTCCTCCGATGAAGAAGAGAGGCTCGTCTTGAACAACACACGACCTCTGACCCCACTGGTTCTGAGCCCCGTCGCCTCCTGCTGGGACGTCTTTGCCCCCACTAATGAGCCGATAGCTGACGAGGAGTTAGAACCTTCCTCCAGACTTCCAACACCTGAGGAGAGGATGAGGTGGCACGCGGAAGCAGTTCCCGCTGACATCGTTCCGATCAATATCACAG GTGAGAGTTTCGATCGACAGGCCAATTTACGGAGAACACTCTCCAACGTAGACTCATTATCCCAACGACCCCGAAACCTGAGCCGCCGCAAGACGGTGACGGGGGTAACTGATGCCGTCAACCAAAAAACCG TCTCTCCAGATCCTTCCTCTATGGTTCTTCCAGACCACATTTCTTCTGTGGGTGGACCTGCCAACTCTTCCGGTACCTCCACCCACcggcagaaaaacacagatgatCAGAAGGTGAAGAAAACTGAAATCCAAAAAGAGGGGCTGTCGTCAATAAGAAGAATCCGAGCCCCAAGAGGGGATGGAATGTCCAGCCTTATGGCCTCCCTTACCTCCTCCCCATGTGTCGATGAACCCCccatctcctccccctcctcacttTCCTCAGAAGTCAACATCCTCTCAAGACTGCCAACCAACCTCTCTCTCAACTCTGAGTCCAGCTGTAACAGCACCCCCTATAGGACACTCAGTGCCTCTCAGGATCTACAGGGTTTCCACAGTGACCATcagcctctgctgctcctgGACTCTTCTACCAGAGTCCGTCCACAAACAgtttcccctccctccccaaGTGTCACCCTGAAGTCAGAGTGGTCATACCCCTCTCTTactcactcttcctcctcccactacctctcctcctcatcaatCACCAACTCTGTGGATGACCACACCCAGCAGGACAACTACTGCTCCTGTGACCATGAGAGGTGGAGCTACAAGCCCCTCTCCCCGAGCTCCAGTGTCCACAGTGATCAGACTGGGACTGAGATGAGCTGCCAACCCCTCCTGTCCTCCGACAGCACCTCCCTGTGTTCGGAGGAAACCACCTCCTGTCCCTCGCCAAACTGTGAGAAAAGGAATTCCAGCATTTCCTCATCCTGCTCTCGCTCTATCACCCGTAACATCTCCCTCCGCAAGTCAAAGcgtccacctcctccaccgTCACGCTCTGACTCTCTTAGGCGCAAACCAGGTCATAATAAAACCTCCCGGTTTTCCTCTAGTCCTCGTCAGGAGGACACTTTGCAGACCACACCCTCTTCTTCCCCTCAGACCCTCCAGGACCCGTGGGTGCCCCGAAGTAACAGCAAAATATGCCAGAGTGGGCTGAGCGGCAGGACAGTCACAACCTTTGAACCCCTGGACCTCCAGACAGTGCCCTCTGCCGATTCTCCTCCCTCCATGTGCCTCCCTGACGTCCTCACTCCTGGGTCTTCATGCTCAGAGGCTGGGCTCCTGAGATTTACTCACCCAccagccgccgccgcctcctcctctttgttcCAGCGCCTCGCCTCGCCCTCTAGTGGATACTCCAGCCAGTCAAACACTCCCACACTGTCCTCCCCTCTCACCCCTTCGTCTCCTCTCACAGAAAGCCCCGGAGTCTTCTCCCTTCCCCTGACCTCCCCTTTCCCCTCCTCACACTCGTCTGCCTGTCCCCCATCACCCGCCGTCTCCTCCCTGCGCAGGACAAATTCTCGTGCCGAAGTAAAACCAAAACCGCCGGTACCGGAAAGGAAGTCTtcactcttctcctctctctcctcctcattctcctccacctcctccctctcttcctacACCTCATCAGAGTCCTCTGCCAagcatcctcttcttcctcctccacctcctcctccacctctacCAGAATGTTCCTCTCTTTCACCGCTTGTTCCCTGCTCCCCTATTTCTAcatcacctcctcttcctcactcctacctgcctgctcctcctcctcgtcctccttccTCCTGGCTTCCTCCACCACCCTACTCTTATGCTATTAGACAGACTTCCCATCATGCTATTGTGTTCACAGAATCACCAACCAACTTCGCTCCTCCCACAACTTatcccccccctccacctcctccacctcttcccTCAAAattccctcttcctcctccacctcctcctcctccctcatccCCCCTCCCACAAAGCCTTGGAAACTCTCCCAATCATTGCGTTCAAGCAGCAACGCCCCCCTGTCCTCTGGTCACAACTCAAGCTTTGCAGGACGTCAAGCTTCGCTCTGTTAAGAACCTGGAAGTGGAACCCACGGCTAACTCTAACCAACCAATCAAAGAAGCTCTTCCAGACAACTATGTGTTTGGTAGTGTTCTTGACAATCTTGCTAACACTGATGTGAAGCTAGCTGGGATAGGATCCAAGAATTCTATCTGTAATCTCAGTGAAACTAAAACAATAGCTGATTTAATGGCTAATGCTAGCTCTCCGATGCCGGCTAATACTGATGAAAAGCATCCAAGACACACTGAGACAAGCACAACCAACAACGAGTCAGCTGATGCTAAAGAAAGTCTACATGATTTTGTGTCTAGCTATGCTAACCACCGAAACTGTGGGCGTCATGTGACCGCTCCTCCAGACAATGAACATGATTCACATGTTATTGCTatgctaacaaacaaacacatccacacttCTGATGAAAAACACGTGGATGCAGTTATCCAGCATCTGTCTATTGAACAGGAACAAGGTGGAGTGAGAGTTTCAGCagatgctaagctaacagagCCAACAGAGAAACAGGGAACTGTGGTTTGTGACATGGATTTTCTAACCTTGACGAAACTCAAGTCTCTCAGAGGAAATGGAACAAAGTTGTCGGACAGAAAAGATGACGTTCAGACAAGAACATGGAGTCACCATTGTCCTCAGGAGCTCCAGTCCCCAGAGAGGCCAGTGCTGCCAAAGAAGCCGGACTTTTGCATTCTGGGTCTCAGGGCATCTCCTGAAGCCAGACCTGGACCAGGAGGGTGGAGAAGCAGTGGACAGACCACAGAACCTCCTTCTGGATTCACTCACCAACCACCACAGCTTCCACAGACACCACCAGAGAACCTGACTGACAATTCTTCGACAACCGTGAGCACCCCCCAAAGGCATAAGCCGCCAATTTTGCACAAAAAGCCAGACGTGTCATTGACCTCGGCCCGAACAACCAAACCACTGTTTTCGCCTAAAAATATCGTGGAGACTTCCAAACAAACATCTGAGACTGATACCACCACAGGGACCAGTACCACGGGAATCATAGGAACCACGGGTTCTGTGGAGCACTGTGATTTCTCAGAAGAGTTGGGCCACCCAGGGATCATGGATATCTCACCAATCTGGAGTCCCAAAGGTTCCCCAATTAAAGGGACCATGAGCACCGTGGACAACAGAGGAACCTCAGGAACAGAGAGTCTaggagctgctgcaggtcgTACCCGGACCTGTCGTGAATTGATCTACAGGACGACACTTCATAAGGATGATGAGACGACATTTCAGCAGAAGATGATGTCATCGTTGgctgaagatgaggaggaggaagaagacagaaGGACAACCACGATAGTCCTGATGCCGtcatccaaaaagaaaaaatcaaggaaaaagaggaagaggaggaggacagggaggcaactgctgatgatgtcatcaacagTAGAGTCCACcccctcttcatcttcatcttccacAACATcgccatcttcttcttcatctgggGACGAGAAAGATGTGATCAGAGATAGTGTGATGAGGAACGATCCAGAGACGAGTGACTCTGAAGTCTCCTGCGCTCTGATTGGTCCGGGCAGATACTCCCTCAGGAGTGCACCATCCAATGAAAGCCTACAGGGGGAGCTGCCCCTCCCAGACCTGCTCAtacaggaaacagaggaggttgaagaggaggtgaagaaggtgTGTCCAACTCTAGATG cTGATCTGTTTGTCGGCGTTTCTGCAGAGCAGATGTTCGTCTCTGGTAAACCACGAACCACTGAGGATTTGTTTGCCGTTATCCACAG ATCTAAAAGGAAGATGCTGGGAGGACGGGAttcagcagaaaataaacatcGCACATTGTCattgtcttcctcttcctcctcctcgtcttctccCCTGGTGACCCCCACTCACCTTCTTCACCTGATACGACCTCCTGCAGCCTCCAGGAGTCAGAGGCTGGCGAAAAGCGAGAGCTTCAAGGCTCTTCTGCTGAGGAAAGGTAGTCGTTCGGATTTGTCCTCACGGACCTCAGCTGTCGAGCGGCTTTGCAAAGtggcttcttcctcttcttcttcctcttcttcttcctcttcttcttcctcttcctcttcttctgcttctgacCACCAGAGTGTGCCAGCACCACCACACCGACCTGAAGTCAAATCCTCAAGCTTGTCCTGCACCGTCGACAAACACCAGCTGACCCTGGACACACCAGCGTCTCCGTGCAGTAAGAACCTCTCAGTGATATTGAGACACGgtcacctcctcctcaccaccaccaccacctcctccaccactcctttcctcttcctctcctcctcttcatcctccatgCGACCTCGCTCCCTCACTCCTCCCTGCTCCAGCAGCCGACGCTTTGCCGCTCGCTGTCGCCTCTTTGCCGCCCCGATGACAGCCATCTTTGAAGGGgatgacgaggaggaagaggaggaggaggtagacGATGAGGTGTTTGTCGAgtcagcaggaggagaagagggacgACAACTCGGACAGGGATTGGTGGAGATTTTCTGA